In Acanthopagrus latus isolate v.2019 chromosome 16, fAcaLat1.1, whole genome shotgun sequence, one DNA window encodes the following:
- the tbpl2 gene encoding TATA box-binding protein-like 2 isoform X2, with protein sequence MTFDPTFSLHTGNDQIHLTTEEEEYRIGCRCAALCLETGPGSGGCSSWTSRRWSVTSMTPLQMTPASVWRRSLASRALPPHQKTPPSCQGRRGLAESLVRSLTSASYLMSSAHRKNPVVMTTQDSGIIPDYNSQDSTAAADPQQGVSLLGVGASPFCPMTPMTPMTPMTPVTERSGIIPQLQNIVSTVNLGCPLDLKFIALQARNAEYNPKRFAAVIMRIREPRTTALIFSSGKMVCTGAKSEEQSRLAARKYARVVQKLGFPARFLDFKIQNMVASCDVCFPIRLEGLVLTHQQFSSYEPELFPGLIYRMVKPRIVLLIFVSGKVVLTGAKERAEIYEAFENIYPILRGFRKQ encoded by the exons atgacctttgaccccaccTTCTCCCTACACACAGGAAATGATCAGATACACCTGaccacagaagaggaagagtacag GATTGGATGCAGGTGTGCAGCTCTCTGCCTGGAAACAGGTCCTGGATCAGGTGGCTGTTCCTCATGGACGAGTCGGCGTTGGAGCGTTACTTCGATGACTCCATTGCAAAT gactCCTGCCTCAGTTTGGAGGAGGAGCTTGGCGTCCAGAGCCCTGCCCCCGCACCAGAAGACCCCTCCTTCCTGTCAGGGAAGGCGGGGCCTAGCAGAGAGCCTGGTGAGGAGCTTGACCTCAGCTTCCTACCTGATGAGCTCAGCACACAGGAAGAACCCGGTTGTCATGACGACAcag GACAGCGGCATCATTCCGGACTACAACTCCCAGGattccacagcagcagctgacccCCAGCAGGGGGTGTCCCTGCTGGGGGTAGGGGCCTCCCCCTTCTGCCCCATGACCCCTATGACCCCCATGACCCCCATGACCCCAGTGACTGAGAGGTCAGGGATCATCCCACAGTTACA gaaCATTGTCTCCACAGTGAACCTCGGCTGTCCGCTGGATCTGAAGTTCATCGCCCTGCAGGCCAGAAATGCAGAGTACAACCCGAAA CGTTTCGCGGCAGTCATCATGAGGATCAGAGAGCCGAGAACCACTGCGCTGATCTTCAGTTCTGGGAAGATGGTCTGTACGGGAGCCAAGAG TGAGGAGCAGTCACGCCTGGCAGCCAGGAAGTACGCCCGGGTGGTACAGAAGCTGGGCTTCCCCGCCCGCTTCCTGGACTTTAAGATCCAGAACATGGTGGCCAGCTGCGACGTGTGTTTCCCCATCAGACTGGAGGGACTGGTCCTCACACACCAGCAGTtcagcag TTATGAACCGGAGCTGTTTCCAGGACTCATCTACCGCATGGTGAAGCCGCGCATCGTCCTGCTCATCTTCGTGTCGGGGAAAGTCGTTCTGACGG GAGCGAAAGAACGAGCTGAGATCTACGAGGCCTTTGAGAACATTTATCCCATCCTGAGAGGCTTCAGGAAACAGTGA
- the jmjd7 gene encoding bifunctional peptidase and (3S)-lysyl hydroxylase JMJD7 → MEDVKKRLAEFSLEAHDLYLNQSVPYLEEPPDPLQFYRDWIGPNKPCIIRNAFSHWPALSRWSPEYLREKVGSKVISVAVTPNGYADAVSGDRFVMPEERQMTFSAVLDIIEGKVEAGGGVFYVQKQCSNLTEELPELTDDVEPHVSWMSKALGKLPDAVNFWLGEESAVTSMHKDHYENLYCVISGEKNFILLPPTDRPSIPYGEYQPALYHQRDDGEFEVVDQSSSEKVPWIPLDPLDPDLEQYPQYRRARPLRCSVKAGEMLYLPSLWFHHVQQSHGCIAVNFWYDMEYDIKYNYFQLLETLSDITDRST, encoded by the exons ATGGAGGACGTGAAGAAACGACTGGCTGAGTTTTCACTGGAGGCTCACG ATCTGTATCTGAACCAATCAGTGCCGTACTTGGAGGAGCCACCCGACCCACTGCAGTTCTACCGTGACTGGATTGGTCCAAACAAGCCCTGTATCATCAGGAACGCCTTCAGCCATTGGCCAGCTCTGTCTAGGTGGAGCCCAGAGTACCTGAG GGAGAAggtggggtcaaaggtcatcagTGTGGCAGTGACTCCTAACGGCTATGCCGACGCCGTCAGCGGTGATCGATTTGTGATGCCTGAAGAGAGACAAATGACTTTCTCTGCTGTGCTCGACATCATCGAGGGaaag gTGGAGGCAGGTGGAGGAGTGTTCTACGTTCAGAAGCAGTGCTCTAACCTGACGGAGGAGCTCCCAGAGCTCACAGATGACGTGGAGCCTCACGTCTCCTGGATGAGCAAGGCGCTGG GAAAGTTACCAGACGCTGTGAATTTTTGGCTCGGAGAGGAGAGCGCCGTCACGTCCA tgcACAAAGATCACTATGAGAATTTGTACTGTGTGATTTCTGGAGAGAAGAACTTCATTCTGCTGCCGCCCACAGACCGACCCTCCATCCCCTATG gtgagtATCAGCCGGCGCTGTATCATCAGCGAGATGACGGCGAGTTTGAGGTCGTGGATCAGAGCAGCTCTGAGAAG GTCCCGTGGATCCCTTTAGATCCCCTGGACCCTGACCTGGAGCAGTACCCCCAGTACCGGAGAGCCCGGCCACTCCGCTGCAGTGTGAAAGCCGGAGAGATGCTGTACCTGCCGTCACTGTGGTTCCACCATGTCCAGCAGTCGCACGGCTGCATTGCAG tgaacTTCTGGTACGACATGGAGTATGACATCAAGTACAACTACTTCCAGCTTCTAGAGACTCTGTCTGACATCACGGACAGGTCAAcgtga
- the LOC119005226 gene encoding galectin-3-like, with translation MDLSDALGDGWLAGGNNQSGGAGGWPGQPSNPTWPGGQPANPTWPGGQPTNPTWPGGQPANPTWPGGQPANPTWPGGQPGVQPTWPAQPSQPSQPGHPGQPSAPGWPSPSTGPQTAPQQSLTIPFNQSLPNGVYDKLLITIGGTIKPNAKKITMDICKAGDIAFHFNPRFDEDHKKVIVCNSCIGNKWGREERSSNFPFVPGQPFEMTVLCTNNGFKVAVNNSHLLEFQHRITDLRSINSIKMYYDLSLSRVTMETLP, from the exons ATGGAC TTGTCAGACGCTCTTGGCGACGGTTGGCTCGCTGGTGGCAACAACCAATCAGGAGGGGCCGGTGGCTGGCCAg GTCAGCCTTCCAACCCCACCTGGCCTGGAGGACAACCTGCTAACCCCACCTGGCCTGGAGGTCAGCCTACCAACCCCACCTGGCCGGGAGGCCAACCTGCTAACCCCACCTGGCCGGGAGGCCAACCTGCTAACCCCACCTGGCCTGGAGGTCAGCCTGGAGTTCAACCCACATGGCCCGCCCAACCCAGCCAGCCCAGTCAACCTGGCCATCCGGGTCAGCCCAGTGCACCAGGATGGCCCAGTCCTTCCACAGGACCTCAAACTGCCCCCCAACAAAGTCTG ACAATTCCGTTCAATCAATCTCTGCCCAATGGAGTTTATGACAAACTGCTCATCACCATCGGTGGAACCATCAAGCCCAACGCTAAGAA GATCACAATGGATATTTGCAAAGCCGGTGACATCGCCTTCCACTTCAACCCTCGCTTCGACGAGGACCACAAGAAGGTGATCGTCTGCAACAGCTGCATCGGCAACAAgtggggaagagaggagaggtcgAGTAACTTCCCCTTTGTGCCAGGACAGCCGTTTGAG ATGACGGTCCTCTGCACCAACAATGGATTTAAGGTGGCCGTTAACAACTCTCACCTGCTGGAGTTCCAACACCGGATCACGGACCTGAGATCCATCAACAGCATCAAAATGTACTACGACTTGTCCCTGTCCAGGGTCACCATGGAGACTCTGCCCTGA
- the atg14 gene encoding beclin 1-associated autophagy-related key regulator, with product MASSAGLPPLGPDRAASSSGPPLGGRTPLRPCPPHPAHSTPGCVMVESVDDAEGLYVAVERCPLCSTSRRRLTCARCVQAGDFVYFDGRNTERYIEKLERLKKLQEEKEQLQHRVIRSMDRKLQADEMKWKIMSCKMKIEQLKEAVAGGNDEMKSDKELLLRSQEESQRLQRRAGRHQEKRDKIERHNRRLGELLERRSRELTSRLSQLAALRREHILELTTHMFPTQEEKQGSRDPADVVAECDPALTSSTVSELAEARRTTYLSGRWIWDDQNGETSISITGPPVTLPSNGDCSAYYSWVEEKSTNQGPELDHINPAHTISAALCYATQLVTILSHILDVNLPKKLCNSEFCGENLSRYRFTRALSKLNTNILHLCFSQHVDSEKLHPHHTLRNIMFLVSPDNDNLGRTGPFEVSADLEESMEFVEPEAAGPAEESGDEAVTDEETDLGTDWETVPSPRFCDIPSQSMDLSQSALQVSQPSANTGGMISSAAASVTSWFRAYTGQR from the exons ATGGCGTCCTCCGCAGGACTCCCACCGCTCGGCCCGGACCGGGCTGCTTCATCCTCCGGTCCTCCCTTAGGGGGGAGAACGCCTCTCCGCCCCTGTCCCCCCCATCCGGCTCACTCTACCCCGGGCTGTGTGATGGTGGAGTCGGTGGACGACGCGGAGGGTCTGTACGTGGCGGTGGAGCGGTGCCCCCTGTGCAGCACGTCCCGCCGCAGGCTGACCTGTGCCCGGTGCGTCCAGGCCGGGGACTTCGTGTACTTTGACGGGAGGAACACTGAAAG ataTATTGAAAAGTTGGAGCGactgaagaagctgcaggaggagaaggagcagctgcagcacag AGTAATCCGGTCCATGGACAGGAAGCTGCAGGCGGATGAGATG AAATGGAAGATCATGTCCTGTAAGATGAAGATcgagcagctgaaggaggcgGTCGCCGGGGGCAACGACGAGATGAAGAGCG ataAGGAGCTGCTCCTGCGCTCTCAGGAGGAGAGTCAGCGGCTGCAGCGCCGGGCCGGACGTCACCAGGAGAAACGGGACAAGATCGAACGTCACAACCGTCGTCtcggggagctgctggagagacGCAGCCGCGAGCTGACGAGCCGGCTGAGTCAGCTGGCCGCTCTGAGACGAGAACACATCCTGGAGCTCACCACACACATGTTCCCCAcgcaggaggagaagcagggcAGCAG AGACCCCGCCGATGTTGTGGCGGAGTGTGACCCGGCGTTGACGTCGAGCACGGTGAGCGAGCTGGCCGAAGCTCGGAGGACCACCTACCTGTCGGGCCGCTGGATCTGGGACGACCAGAACGGAGAGACCAGCATCAGCATCACTGGCCCCCCCGTCACCCTGCCCAGCAACGGAGACTGCTCCGCCTACTACAGctgggtggaggagaagagcaCCAATCAGGGCCCAG aGCTGGACCACATCAACCCGGCTCACACCATCAGCGCCGCCCTCTGTTACGCCACACAGCTCGTCACCATCCTGTCTCACATCCTGGACGTCAACCTACCCAAGAAGCTCTGcaacag TGAGTTCTGTGGAGAGAATCTGAGCCGGTACCGCTTCACCAGAGCTCTGAGCAAACTCAACACCAACATCCTGCACCTGTGCTTCTcccag cacgtGGACAGTGAGAAGCTCCACCCCCATCACACTCTGAGGAACATCATGTTCCTGGTTTCCCCCGACAACGACAACCTGGGCAG GACCGGTCCCTTCGAGGTTAGCGCTGACCTGGAGGAGTCGATGGAGTTCGTGGAGCCGGAGGCGGCAGGGCCGGCGGAGGAGAGCGGAGACGAAGCAGTGACGGACGAAGAGACGGACTTGGGGACGGACTGGGAGACGGTGCCCAGTCCACGGTTCTGTGACATCCCATCACAG TCCATGGATCTTTCCCAGAGTGCATTGCAGGTTTCCCAGCCATCTGCTAACACTGGAGGGATGATctcatctgctgctgcctccGTCACTTCCTGGTTCAGAGCGTACACCGGGCAGCGCTGA
- the tbpl2 gene encoding TATA box-binding protein-like 2 isoform X1 — MQVCSSLPGNRSWIRWLFLMDESALERYFDDSIANDSCLSLEEELGVQSPAPAPEDPSFLSGKAGPSREPGEELDLSFLPDELSTQEEPGCHDDTGVTSLMMTSFHIKMIFCEDASETQTAALDVSQDSGIIPDYNSQDSTAAADPQQGVSLLGVGASPFCPMTPMTPMTPMTPVTERSGIIPQLQNIVSTVNLGCPLDLKFIALQARNAEYNPKRFAAVIMRIREPRTTALIFSSGKMVCTGAKSEEQSRLAARKYARVVQKLGFPARFLDFKIQNMVASCDVCFPIRLEGLVLTHQQFSSYEPELFPGLIYRMVKPRIVLLIFVSGKVVLTGAKERAEIYEAFENIYPILRGFRKQ, encoded by the exons ATGCAGGTGTGCAGCTCTCTGCCTGGAAACAGGTCCTGGATCAGGTGGCTGTTCCTCATGGACGAGTCGGCGTTGGAGCGTTACTTCGATGACTCCATTGCAAAT gactCCTGCCTCAGTTTGGAGGAGGAGCTTGGCGTCCAGAGCCCTGCCCCCGCACCAGAAGACCCCTCCTTCCTGTCAGGGAAGGCGGGGCCTAGCAGAGAGCCTGGTGAGGAGCTTGACCTCAGCTTCCTACCTGATGAGCTCAGCACACAGGAAGAACCCGGTTGTCATGACGACAcaggtgtgacatcactgatgatgacTTCATTCcatataaaaatgattttctgcGAAGATGCATCAG AgactcagactgcagctctggatGTGTCTCAGGACAGCGGCATCATTCCGGACTACAACTCCCAGGattccacagcagcagctgacccCCAGCAGGGGGTGTCCCTGCTGGGGGTAGGGGCCTCCCCCTTCTGCCCCATGACCCCTATGACCCCCATGACCCCCATGACCCCAGTGACTGAGAGGTCAGGGATCATCCCACAGTTACA gaaCATTGTCTCCACAGTGAACCTCGGCTGTCCGCTGGATCTGAAGTTCATCGCCCTGCAGGCCAGAAATGCAGAGTACAACCCGAAA CGTTTCGCGGCAGTCATCATGAGGATCAGAGAGCCGAGAACCACTGCGCTGATCTTCAGTTCTGGGAAGATGGTCTGTACGGGAGCCAAGAG TGAGGAGCAGTCACGCCTGGCAGCCAGGAAGTACGCCCGGGTGGTACAGAAGCTGGGCTTCCCCGCCCGCTTCCTGGACTTTAAGATCCAGAACATGGTGGCCAGCTGCGACGTGTGTTTCCCCATCAGACTGGAGGGACTGGTCCTCACACACCAGCAGTtcagcag TTATGAACCGGAGCTGTTTCCAGGACTCATCTACCGCATGGTGAAGCCGCGCATCGTCCTGCTCATCTTCGTGTCGGGGAAAGTCGTTCTGACGG GAGCGAAAGAACGAGCTGAGATCTACGAGGCCTTTGAGAACATTTATCCCATCCTGAGAGGCTTCAGGAAACAGTGA
- the tbpl2 gene encoding TATA box-binding protein-like 2 isoform X4, with the protein MTPLQMTPASVWRRSLASRALPPHQKTPPSCQGRRGLAESLVRSLTSASYLMSSAHRKNPVVMTTQDSGIIPDYNSQDSTAAADPQQGVSLLGVGASPFCPMTPMTPMTPMTPVTERSGIIPQLQNIVSTVNLGCPLDLKFIALQARNAEYNPKRFAAVIMRIREPRTTALIFSSGKMVCTGAKSEEQSRLAARKYARVVQKLGFPARFLDFKIQNMVASCDVCFPIRLEGLVLTHQQFSSYEPELFPGLIYRMVKPRIVLLIFVSGKVVLTGAKERAEIYEAFENIYPILRGFRKQ; encoded by the exons ATGACTCCATTGCAAAT gactCCTGCCTCAGTTTGGAGGAGGAGCTTGGCGTCCAGAGCCCTGCCCCCGCACCAGAAGACCCCTCCTTCCTGTCAGGGAAGGCGGGGCCTAGCAGAGAGCCTGGTGAGGAGCTTGACCTCAGCTTCCTACCTGATGAGCTCAGCACACAGGAAGAACCCGGTTGTCATGACGACAcag GACAGCGGCATCATTCCGGACTACAACTCCCAGGattccacagcagcagctgacccCCAGCAGGGGGTGTCCCTGCTGGGGGTAGGGGCCTCCCCCTTCTGCCCCATGACCCCTATGACCCCCATGACCCCCATGACCCCAGTGACTGAGAGGTCAGGGATCATCCCACAGTTACA gaaCATTGTCTCCACAGTGAACCTCGGCTGTCCGCTGGATCTGAAGTTCATCGCCCTGCAGGCCAGAAATGCAGAGTACAACCCGAAA CGTTTCGCGGCAGTCATCATGAGGATCAGAGAGCCGAGAACCACTGCGCTGATCTTCAGTTCTGGGAAGATGGTCTGTACGGGAGCCAAGAG TGAGGAGCAGTCACGCCTGGCAGCCAGGAAGTACGCCCGGGTGGTACAGAAGCTGGGCTTCCCCGCCCGCTTCCTGGACTTTAAGATCCAGAACATGGTGGCCAGCTGCGACGTGTGTTTCCCCATCAGACTGGAGGGACTGGTCCTCACACACCAGCAGTtcagcag TTATGAACCGGAGCTGTTTCCAGGACTCATCTACCGCATGGTGAAGCCGCGCATCGTCCTGCTCATCTTCGTGTCGGGGAAAGTCGTTCTGACGG GAGCGAAAGAACGAGCTGAGATCTACGAGGCCTTTGAGAACATTTATCCCATCCTGAGAGGCTTCAGGAAACAGTGA
- the tbpl2 gene encoding TATA box-binding protein-like 2 isoform X3 translates to MQVCSSLPGNRSWIRWLFLMDESALERYFDDSIANDSCLSLEEELGVQSPAPAPEDPSFLSGKAGPSREPGEELDLSFLPDELSTQEEPGCHDDTETQTAALDVSQDSGIIPDYNSQDSTAAADPQQGVSLLGVGASPFCPMTPMTPMTPMTPVTERSGIIPQLQNIVSTVNLGCPLDLKFIALQARNAEYNPKRFAAVIMRIREPRTTALIFSSGKMVCTGAKSEEQSRLAARKYARVVQKLGFPARFLDFKIQNMVASCDVCFPIRLEGLVLTHQQFSSYEPELFPGLIYRMVKPRIVLLIFVSGKVVLTGAKERAEIYEAFENIYPILRGFRKQ, encoded by the exons ATGCAGGTGTGCAGCTCTCTGCCTGGAAACAGGTCCTGGATCAGGTGGCTGTTCCTCATGGACGAGTCGGCGTTGGAGCGTTACTTCGATGACTCCATTGCAAAT gactCCTGCCTCAGTTTGGAGGAGGAGCTTGGCGTCCAGAGCCCTGCCCCCGCACCAGAAGACCCCTCCTTCCTGTCAGGGAAGGCGGGGCCTAGCAGAGAGCCTGGTGAGGAGCTTGACCTCAGCTTCCTACCTGATGAGCTCAGCACACAGGAAGAACCCGGTTGTCATGACGACAcag AgactcagactgcagctctggatGTGTCTCAGGACAGCGGCATCATTCCGGACTACAACTCCCAGGattccacagcagcagctgacccCCAGCAGGGGGTGTCCCTGCTGGGGGTAGGGGCCTCCCCCTTCTGCCCCATGACCCCTATGACCCCCATGACCCCCATGACCCCAGTGACTGAGAGGTCAGGGATCATCCCACAGTTACA gaaCATTGTCTCCACAGTGAACCTCGGCTGTCCGCTGGATCTGAAGTTCATCGCCCTGCAGGCCAGAAATGCAGAGTACAACCCGAAA CGTTTCGCGGCAGTCATCATGAGGATCAGAGAGCCGAGAACCACTGCGCTGATCTTCAGTTCTGGGAAGATGGTCTGTACGGGAGCCAAGAG TGAGGAGCAGTCACGCCTGGCAGCCAGGAAGTACGCCCGGGTGGTACAGAAGCTGGGCTTCCCCGCCCGCTTCCTGGACTTTAAGATCCAGAACATGGTGGCCAGCTGCGACGTGTGTTTCCCCATCAGACTGGAGGGACTGGTCCTCACACACCAGCAGTtcagcag TTATGAACCGGAGCTGTTTCCAGGACTCATCTACCGCATGGTGAAGCCGCGCATCGTCCTGCTCATCTTCGTGTCGGGGAAAGTCGTTCTGACGG GAGCGAAAGAACGAGCTGAGATCTACGAGGCCTTTGAGAACATTTATCCCATCCTGAGAGGCTTCAGGAAACAGTGA